The sequence ATTTTCTGTAAAATAATTGGGTATTTATGTAATTACTTACAAAGTAAGGGAGATTTTTGCAAAAAACATGCCACCTCAGCacctgactagcgggccctgcCAGTCAGATACACCGTCAATGCATGTTTATACGTTGTTTAGATCTTTTTGTAACGATTAGCCCCAGacttggtactgacatgtaaaaattaccaaAAATGGTACCAATCCGCATGTAATGTCCCAATTGTGGAACTTTTGTGCAATTAACTCCGCACGGTACGTTAACGTACTACGTACGCGCTCCCACCCACCGGTCCACCCCCACCACCGCAAGTGTCCgttgggaggagaggaggggagcggGTGGTACCGTACCGGCCGACCGACCGCTGCCGCCGCGGCTCTATATAATGGCAGGGGCGCCTGGCCACGACCATAACGGATACCTTACCTCTACTGACTGCTTGGCACGATACCATTATCTTCTTCCCTACCCTTCCTTGGCTCAGCAGCTCTTCTTCGGCTCACCTTTCTGCCTTTCTTTCTCTTTCCTGTTCAAGTTTAGCTAGCTTACCAGGGCTGCATCTCGATCTGTTTTAGTTGATCTAGATCTGCAACCAAGCAAGCTTCTCCAGCTTATTTTGCTTTTCATACATACATTCTACATCTCTCCGCCTGTTTTTGTTGGTTGGAGCTTGATTTCCTTTGCATTCTAGTTTAGTTCTTCAGCTCTCAACGTTTACTCGAGATAATCAGCCGACCCTGCTCAGATCAGCCGCTTGTTTCGGCACCAGATTTGAAAAGACTGACTCATAGATGGAGTGTGGTTTGAAATCCCTGAGCAGCAGCTCCTCCTCCGCAGCGTCGCCTTCTCTGATGATGGCCTGCAGGCCGTTCCCGCAGCCGCCGCTCCTGCCCCTGCCGCAGCACCTCCAGGCCTCGCCGGCACCGGCAGGCCGCCAGGTCGACCTCCCGCGCGCCAACAAGAGCCCCAAGAAGCCGGCGAGCGGGGCGGCATCGGCGCCCATCGTGGTAGCGGCGCCGCCTATGTCGGCGTGGGCGTCGATGGACTCGATGTACTCGGTGTCGCCGCCGCCGAGCAGCGTCCCGATGCCGACGTCGCTGCTgctggccgccggcgccgggcGGAAGAAGGTGCCGACCCCGTGCGCTGTGCAGGTGGCTGGCGCTGGCGGGGGCGTGGACGTCGGCGCCACCGACGAGctccgccgcctgctccggctctagCAAGGCGAGGGAGCTGATGGCAAGGCGAGGGAGCTGCGGATGGATGTGGCCCGTTCATGGATCGTGGGTGGTTTTTTTTACCGTGCCCGCCCGAGACAGAATCCTGACGAGGTTGCTCCTCCGAGCTGTAACAACAATGTACTGATGCAGTATTATTACTGCTACTAATGTTGATTTCATTTCAGTTCCTTGTGTAGTTGTATGTTGTGTGCCTGGGTCACGATCTCCATGCGTGACGCGTGAGAAGTTTATACGCGTTCAGTTCGCGTGCTTGTGTTGCAACGCAGAAATTACAACCAAAGTTCATAGTACGAACTTGAGAAGGGAGCAGTTCGATTCACAGGATCCGGGTAAAACTGACGCATTATTTCAGCGCCAGGCCACCAATCGTGTCCCCCAAGTACACTGCACTGGGAGATTCCTTTCCCTTGTTTACGGCACATGATATCTCCTCGAGATCAAACAATGGCGCAAAAGCAGCTCCGAATCAGCTCTGATAGCACGCGACAGCAGAATATGCCCTCAAAGATACGCCATGTGCACCATCTAACACTTGTTTAGATAAACCAACCTGTCCCGTGTACAGTAGACGAGTCACAAAATAGCGACGGCTTTGTAGGTTTGTTGCTCAGGTAAAACGAAAACAAATTCTCTCGTCAGCAAAGGAGCAGCAGCGACGCAAGGGAGACAATGAAGTgtgaattctgtttttcaaaatgACTGACCACAATTCACAATTACTGAGGTATGATGCCCTACAAAGAATTGCTACTACGACCTGGAACCAACCCCTTACGACATTCCATTATTCTCACCAAAACGAAATGAACAAATAAAGGTAGCACACAACGCACTCACTCTCTCTGTGTGATATGATATTACAGCCTACTAGTATACAGAAGTGCTGGATCTCCAGCTTGACAAGGATCAATTATCGCAGAACGCGCGGAGGGTTTCGTCCAGGGCTTTCCTGTCGTACTCGCCGGTGAAAACGCAGCCTCCCAGAGGTCCTTTCAGAAGGATGAGCCTCAGCAATCCGTCCGCGACCTTCttgtcgacctgatgcgccatGCAAGGAATCATCAATCATTAAGATTTTATTTCAATGCTAAAAAGGAACAATTGAGATGTCCAAGCATATCAGCCTGCTTCTGCCAATATTAAGGTACTTACAGCCATGATGTTCTTGAACTTCTCCACCGTCATGCCCTTTGGTGGTGTCACGGGAAGCTTGGCTTGATCTAGTATGTCAAATGTCCGTTTCTTGATGGACTCGTCTATCCAGCCCAGGCGGTAAGACATGTCAGCTGCCATAACCTATCGTAGTGCCAACACGGAAACAGAAGACGACGATAAGGAAACCAGATAAAGTGATTAAGAGGTGTATCAAACATTCAACTGGTCTTACCGTTCCAGCAGCAACAGCTTCCCCATGGAGCCATTCTCCATAGCCAAGCCCTGTTTCTATAGCCTGGCAATTAAATGAAACGATTATAGTGAGTAACATGTATACTTCACAAACAATAAGGTTGCTATCACATTCCCATAAAATATCGAGTTGAGGTTGCTAATGCTCCGAGGGTGCCCAAATTGATAATCAAGAGGCATGTAGCCTTGGAACGATTCTAAAGCAATGGCAACAACAACACAACTGCATCTCAGGATTCAAAGTCTCCCCTATTTTCTCCTATATTTGCCCTAATGTGGGGAGACACGGACGAGAAGCATGGAAAAAACACCTTATAGGAGAGAGTGCATCTTAAAGACGAATCCAGGACCCGGGGTTATaaaaacaaatacccaatgccaatACACCATTAACAAGAAACTAAGAAAATTCAAAATTTAGTTTGCAGAATCAATGTAGCATATAGACGAATGAGATACTGTTTTAACTAGCATCAATGATCATATCTTCAATAACACATCTTTGTTTCAGATGTTCTTATGCTTAATACAATGCCAATGCTACCTCGACATGCaccaaacaaagaaaagaaatgcaGATCACAATGAAAAAAACATTTAATGACTTAAATAAACCAGATAGGATCTTTGTTGTTGTCTTTTCTACTACGAAACTACCATACGGACGATGTTTCCTTAGCCGATTTGAGGACGACAGTAAATCTGCGGCTGGGCTGCAATTTCTGCTATGGATGGACGGTTCTAACCATAGCGTTGTGCAAACATTGGCTGCATGTTATCGTGTGCATAGCAGCGTTGTTTCTACTATTTTAACATGCAACTAAAACGAGTACAGTAGTAGTACTCACCAAAATGCTTCAACTAAGCACCAACAAATAACACAAATGTTTTACCGGTTTGGCAACTCATCCAAGTATGTGTACATGGAACATCATAATGTGATTAACTTAACACAAGAAATAACAACTATTAGACAGGTAAAAAAATAATGATCAGAGATATTACATACATGACCGAATGTATGACCCAGGTTCAGTGTTGCTCGAAGACCACTTTCCTTCTCATCCTGAGCAACCACTTCAGCTTTGTTTTCACATGATCTCTTTATAGCGTAGGTTAGAGCACTTGGTTCTCTGCAAACATACAATTTAAAATTAAGATATAGCAGTTAATAGTAGGaaaaaattattccatttattttagCAAAAAACAAAGGTCCAAGCTGCAGGGCTAAAACTCTCGCAACGAACGCGAATAGCACAAGAATGGAATGGTTATATGCTAAGAAGCACGGATACGGGGACGGAAGCACGGGGATACGCATACGGGGATACGGGATACGGCATTTTCCAAAAACAGCCATTCGGGGATACGGCGGGGTATATAagtatttagaaaaataaatatgaaagtatatagaaaaataaatttgaattaagaTCTAATGAGAATTTTTTAGTACTGGATATATATTGTCTCCTTTCTATTCATGAAAGACTGAGAGCAGTCCACTCACAGCCCATGTAGCTGTCCGTCCACTTAGAGCCCATGTAGCTGTCCATCCACTTAGAGCCCATGTAAGGCCCAATTCCAGAAAACCCTAGACTAGTAGCACTCCAGCTGCTCCAGCCGACCCCAACCTCCCATTCTCGTACTCCCTTTCTCCAGCCGCCAGTGAAGAAAGGAAACGACAGCGCCGCCAAATCGGCAGCTTCcatcacccatcttcttcctcgctgGCCACCACACTCCCCATCTTTCTTCCTGCCGGAGCTTCTTCCTTGTTGGCGGCCGCCTTGCCATCTTTCTCTACCAAGATCTCCTTCCTTGCTAGCAGCCATTGAGGTTACCTGCTTGACCATGGTTGCTATCAGGAGGATAACTGGGCAGCAGCATGGTCACTGGAGTCTGGCTGCCGAGTCCCCACCGTGTCCACGCCGTATCTAGGCCGTATCccgattttatttctttttttttaattccaAAAAGATGGGATACTGCGGGATACGCGTATCCAGCCGTATCTGGGCGTATCCCCGTGTCCCCCCGTATCAGGACGGCAAATCGGCAGTTCTGGCCGTATCGGTGCTTTTTAGGTTATATGATTATATGTCTCTTTATAAATCCATCCATGGGAACAGGACTACAAAGCAAACCACACGCAGCTCAAAATGACATAACATTTATGAATTAGCAGTGGAACATGGTGTGTTTTGTCACCCAGTTCTGTCGAACTAAGCAGCGTGGCATTCAGATAATGCTATTCAGAAAATTGAAAAAGGTTGAACTATGTTATTCATATGATCATTGTACTTGACAATTAAGCATCTCGACAAATGTACATATAAAACAGATCGTGTTTCAAACAACCATGATGTTGAGAGCTTCTATTCAGTGCAAAGTGGCCGGTTTCTATTAATAACAGAAACCATAGTAGTTTACAGACGGACCACGATGATATAGCAGATCACTACCCGAATGATCAAAAGCATTTCTATTCAGGGCCTAAGGCTCACATAAAACATCAAACGGCTGTGGTGACCAacatatgtactccaaatatttcAAAATGGGAGGGGACGAGAAAACTAAAGCAGCCATACTTATATGAGCGAAAACCCAAAACAAGATTATACTGCACAAGTACTTAGAATGCATAACTCTTATACCGCAATGAGTAGCGCCCTAGGACAACCACATATGTCATGCAGTTTCATGTCTTTACCTCACAAATATCACATCAAATCAAAGTAAAATTTGATGGTATTTAACGCCTAGTATCAATTTCAAAACTTGCTTAGTACCTCGCTAATATTGCTGCCATATTCTTCTCTTGCCACTCAAAGAAGGGTGCGTCTCTTATGAGACCATACTTCACCACCTCAGCGACACCTGAAGCCAGCTCTCTGTCGGGCAATGTATTCAACGTCTCTGTGTCAATGAGTACACACTGCGGCTGGTAGAATGAGCCAACTAAGTTCTTTCCCAGTGGATGGTTAATTCCAGTCTTCCCTCCAACAGACGAATCCACCTAAAGCAATTCATCCAGCCCCACATCAGCACCAACCCAAATGTCCTCAAACTCTAGTAAATTTAGATTAAGCTTAGGACCTGGGCCATCAGAGTGGTGGGTATCTGTATGAAATTGACACCACGGAGGAATATAGCAGCCGCAAACCCGCACATGTCCCCAATGACACCGCCACCTAGCGCAACTAATGTGCATCTACGGTCGAGCCGGGACTCCACCGCCTTGTCGAGAACCTTCATCAGCGTGTCCTGCAAATCCCAACAAGTTAACAACATCCAGATGACGAAACAAACTGAAGCACAAGTAAACGCTGAATCCCACACGCACCATGTCCTTGTACTTCTCACCGTCGGGCAGGATCACGCTCTCGACCGACACATTAGGATTTTGGTGCGTGAGCGCCCAGGTCACCTTCTCCAAGTAGAGCGGCGCGACGGTGGTGTTGGTCACCACCAGAACCCTCTTCCCGATCACATGCCTGCAGAGATTAGGTAACAAGCTCACCAAATTGCCAAACGGAGCAGCCACTCGAGCTACAACCCTACTGAATTCGAGTACCTCTGCAGCAGGTCGGGCTCGTCGAGGAGGCCGGGGCCGATGTAGATCGGGTAGCTCCGGTCGCCGAGGTCGACGTCGACGACAGTGGAGACTCTTGACACCGCCGGCGGCTCCATCGcgggagcggcgctggcgacgacGCGGCTCCGGAGGGCCCTCGCGGGGGAGGCGCGGAGCGGAGTGAAGGATGGGCGAGAGGACGAggggatggaggcggcggcggccgccgcggcaGAAGCTGCGCGGGGGCGGCTAACGGAGATGGCCGCTCGGGAACTGGAGGATGCAGCGGCGGCAagcagggaggaggcggcggccgccaTGGGGGTGGTTTGGTCGCGagacggcggtggcggtggcggcggcggtggttgtgTCCGGTAATTTCCGATGGGGGCGGGGATTTGAGGCGGGCGAGGTGGGGTAGGTGGGGATGGGAGCCCGCGAAGAGTTTGGGGGTCGATCCGCACCGTCGGATGGAGTGATTGGATGGCGGAGATGGAGGTTGGGTTGGTGGATGGGTTCACGACCTTACGTGCGCGGTTGGTTGGTGGAGATGCGGGCTCGCGGGATGGCGGCTTCGGGTCTCGCTGAAAAGTGGGATCGGTTGGTCGATCAGCAATGAAATTTTcatttgttttatattttttgattgaTGATTTTTTATTTGAACCAAGATACTTTTAGCAGGCTTGACGAATTTATCATATGGAAAACGTGCTGCACATCTTCTTGCCGACTCATTCTTGCTTCATCTCTCGGCGTATAtaattctttttgaaaaactttcaatctattaaTCGTTCGATCATggcacctagcgacgactataaaCACTGAAGTGAGCAGATGTCACGTCGTCGTCATCGTCTctccctcgtcggagccggcaAAACTTATTTGTAGACTATAgtcgggaagtcgtcatgctaaggcctcGTAGGACCAGCGCACCGGAACAGTAGTCACTGTTGATGAAGAGAAGTATAGATCGGAAGGGTCCAACCCGAAAACACATTGATGTGGACGAATGAAGAATGGATACAAGTGGATCCACCAAAGATAACCACCGACCGAATCCTGCGAGATCTGCCAGAGACACACCTTCACACGACCTccgacgatgctagatgcaccaccGGGATGGGGATAGGCGGGAAGAATCTTATTCCATCCTCAAAGATTCGTCGTCGTCTCGTCTTTTTGAGTAGGACACAAAATCTAGCAAAACACAAAGAAAAATataaaacggagccctcccgctggCAGGGGTCGAGATCCACCGcgccccatggccctaaggccacaggagacgAGGCAGATTGGCAGCGCCGCTGACAGGAGGCATAAACCTTGGCTGCCTGTTAGCTTGAAGGAGAGGCGAAGGGGTAGGTCGCAAGCAGAATACGAGGGGGTCTTCTCTCTGATTGTATATACTTTATCTTTACTCCTATAAAAaagctgagttggtgatgatggtgtgcctgccatccttcaTTTACAACTGTTCGATTTACATCCAACGCATATGAGATAAACTatgtcaattttgcaaaaagacCCCCACACTTCACTTCTCGTTTGTAGATAACCTCATGCCTCTCGCGTTCAGCCATCTCTCCCTCTCACCTCATCTACCCATCTCAGGAAAATATAAGAAGGATCTGGAGAGGTCGTTGTTATCGGCGTCGTCTACCCCAACGCCTCTCCTCCTTTCTCTCAGGTCGCATTGCCAACCACCACTACGAATCCCTCCTCCTCACCATCTCCTCCATCCCCTTCCAAGTCATAATGAGTTACATTCATGGTGGTCTAGAAAATATAAACAAAATCGATACTCAAAAAATAATTTTTAAAGATCATtttttgcaaagcacaataagtgttatttcttcatgaAGTTTTGGATGCAAGTTTAACACTTGAGCGCTTTTATT comes from Triticum aestivum cultivar Chinese Spring chromosome 5B, IWGSC CS RefSeq v2.1, whole genome shotgun sequence and encodes:
- the LOC123112886 gene encoding 3-dehydroquinate synthase, chloroplastic, with protein sequence MAAAASSLLAAAASSSSRAAISVSRPRAASAAAAAAASIPSSSRPSFTPLRASPARALRSRVVASAAPAMEPPAVSRVSTVVDVDLGDRSYPIYIGPGLLDEPDLLQRHVIGKRVLVVTNTTVAPLYLEKVTWALTHQNPNVSVESVILPDGEKYKDMDTLMKVLDKAVESRLDRRCTLVALGGGVIGDMCGFAAAIFLRGVNFIQIPTTLMAQVDSSVGGKTGINHPLGKNLVGSFYQPQCVLIDTETLNTLPDRELASGVAEVVKYGLIRDAPFFEWQEKNMAAILAREPSALTYAIKRSCENKAEVVAQDEKESGLRATLNLGHTFGHAIETGLGYGEWLHGEAVAAGTVMAADMSYRLGWIDESIKKRTFDILDQAKLPVTPPKGMTVEKFKNIMAVDKKVADGLLRLILLKGPLGGCVFTGEYDRKALDETLRAFCDN